A window of Streptomyces armeniacus contains these coding sequences:
- a CDS encoding RsmB/NOP family class I SAM-dependent RNA methyltransferase, which yields MSTRPRRPAKPYRRPRKDPVRILAFEALRAVDERDAYANLVLPPLLAKAREKGELDTRDAALATELVYGTLRWQGTYDAIIADCVDRPLREVDPPVLDVLALGAHQLLGTRIPSHAGVSATVELARVVLGDGRAKFVNAVLRKITADGIGLEGWLDRVAPPYEEDAEEHLGVRHGHPRWIVSALWDALGGGRAGMEDLLTADNERPEVTLVARPGRAGTDELLTGGGVPGRWSPYAVRLAEGGEPGAVAAVREGRAGVQDEGSQLVALALADAPLGDGPDRRWLDGCAGPGGKAALLGALAAQRGAALTAAEKQPHRARLVARALAGNPGPYQVVAADGTRPAWRPGTFDRVLVDVPCTGLGALRRRPEARWRRRPEDLDRFAPLQRGLLERALEAVRVGGVVGYVTCSPHLAETRAVVDDVRKRHPGAELLDARPLLPDMPALGDGPDVQLWPHLHGTDAMYLALLRRTA from the coding sequence GTGAGCACTCGGCCACGCCGTCCCGCCAAGCCCTACCGCCGCCCCCGCAAGGACCCCGTACGGATCCTCGCGTTCGAGGCGCTGCGGGCCGTCGACGAGCGGGACGCGTACGCCAACCTCGTGCTGCCGCCCCTGCTCGCCAAGGCCCGCGAGAAGGGCGAGCTGGACACCCGGGACGCGGCCCTCGCCACCGAGCTCGTCTACGGCACGCTGCGCTGGCAGGGCACGTACGACGCGATCATCGCCGACTGCGTGGACCGGCCGCTGCGCGAGGTCGACCCGCCCGTGCTCGACGTCCTCGCGCTCGGCGCGCACCAGCTGCTCGGCACCCGCATCCCCAGCCACGCAGGCGTCAGCGCGACGGTCGAGCTGGCACGGGTGGTGCTCGGGGACGGGCGCGCCAAGTTCGTCAACGCCGTCCTGCGGAAGATCACCGCCGACGGCATCGGCCTCGAAGGCTGGCTGGACCGCGTCGCGCCGCCGTACGAGGAGGACGCCGAGGAGCATCTCGGCGTCCGCCACGGCCACCCCCGCTGGATCGTCTCCGCCCTGTGGGACGCGCTCGGCGGCGGCCGCGCCGGCATGGAGGACCTGCTGACGGCGGACAACGAGCGCCCCGAGGTCACCCTCGTCGCACGCCCAGGCCGTGCCGGCACCGACGAGCTGCTGACCGGCGGCGGCGTGCCCGGACGCTGGTCGCCGTACGCCGTGCGGCTGGCCGAGGGCGGCGAACCGGGCGCGGTTGCCGCCGTACGGGAGGGCCGCGCCGGAGTGCAGGACGAGGGCAGCCAGCTGGTCGCGCTCGCCCTCGCCGACGCCCCGCTGGGGGACGGGCCCGACCGCCGCTGGCTGGACGGCTGCGCCGGACCCGGCGGCAAGGCCGCCCTGCTCGGCGCCCTCGCCGCGCAGCGCGGCGCCGCGCTGACCGCCGCGGAGAAGCAGCCGCACCGGGCCCGGCTGGTCGCCCGCGCGCTGGCGGGCAACCCCGGCCCGTACCAGGTCGTCGCCGCCGACGGCACCCGGCCCGCCTGGCGCCCCGGCACCTTCGACCGGGTGCTGGTCGACGTCCCGTGCACCGGGCTCGGCGCGCTGCGCCGCCGCCCCGAGGCGCGCTGGCGGCGCCGGCCCGAGGACCTGGACCGGTTCGCGCCGCTCCAGCGCGGGCTGCTCGAACGGGCCCTGGAGGCCGTACGCGTCGGCGGCGTCGTCGGCTACGTGACGTGCTCCCCGCATCTCGCCGAGACCCGCGCCGTCGTGGACGACGTACGCAAGCGGCACCCCGGCGCCGAACTCCTCGACGCGCGGCCCCTGTTGCCGGACATGCCCGCACTCGGCGACGGGCCGGACGTACAGCTGTGGCCGCACCTGCACGGCACCGACGCGATGTACCTCGCGCTGCTGCGCCGCACCGCCTGA
- the fmt gene encoding methionyl-tRNA formyltransferase, whose amino-acid sequence MRLVFAGTPEVAVPSLDALLASERHEVAAVVTRPDAPSGRGRHLVASPVAQRAQEAGIEVLRPDRPRDPDFLARLREIAPDCCPVVAYGALLPRTALDIPVHGWVNLHFSLLPAWRGAAPVQHAVLAGDETTGATTFLIEEGMDSGPVYGVITEDVRPTDTSGDLLTRLAFAGAGLLAATMDGIEDGTLEAVPQAADGVSLAPKITVEDARIAWTDPALRVDRLVRGCSPAPGAWTVFRGERLKVRAVALDPERTGQAPGELHVAKNSVHAGTGSHVVELQWVQPQGKKPMRAADWARGVRIENGERLGE is encoded by the coding sequence ATGAGGCTCGTCTTCGCCGGGACCCCCGAGGTCGCCGTACCGTCCCTGGACGCCCTGCTCGCGTCGGAGCGGCACGAGGTGGCGGCCGTCGTCACCCGCCCCGACGCGCCCTCCGGGCGCGGCCGGCACCTGGTGGCCAGCCCGGTCGCGCAGCGCGCGCAGGAGGCCGGCATCGAGGTGCTGCGCCCGGACAGGCCCCGCGACCCGGACTTCCTCGCCCGGCTGCGCGAGATCGCCCCCGACTGCTGCCCGGTCGTCGCGTACGGCGCGCTGCTGCCCCGTACGGCGCTGGACATCCCCGTACACGGCTGGGTCAACCTGCACTTCTCGCTCCTCCCCGCCTGGCGCGGCGCCGCCCCCGTGCAGCACGCGGTGCTCGCGGGCGACGAGACGACCGGCGCCACCACCTTCCTGATCGAGGAGGGCATGGACTCCGGGCCGGTCTACGGCGTCATCACCGAGGACGTACGCCCCACCGACACCAGCGGCGACCTCCTCACCCGGCTGGCCTTCGCCGGCGCCGGGCTGCTCGCCGCGACCATGGACGGCATCGAGGACGGCACCCTGGAGGCCGTGCCGCAGGCCGCGGACGGAGTCAGTCTCGCCCCGAAGATCACCGTCGAGGACGCCCGCATCGCCTGGACGGACCCGGCACTCCGCGTCGACCGGCTCGTACGCGGCTGCTCGCCCGCCCCCGGCGCCTGGACGGTCTTCCGCGGCGAGCGCCTCAAGGTGCGCGCCGTGGCCCTCGACCCGGAGCGCACCGGGCAGGCGCCGGGCGAGCTGCACGTGGCGAAGAACTCCGTGCACGCCGGGACCGGTTCGCACGTCGTCGAGCTGCAGTGGGTGCAGCCCCAGGGCAAGAAGCCGATGCGGGCCGCGGACTGGGCGCGCGGGGTGCGGATCGAGAACGGCGAGCGGCTGGGCGAGTAG
- a CDS encoding AAA family ATPase, whose translation MERAEEISCLEQLYAECAQGRGNIALISGPVAGGKTALLQRFADHVESVGGVFLKATASLAEYVLPLEVVGQLTAAAGLLAERGDVAAPPPGARAAAPPAVESVVQSVLGVSEETAEPDPRRLGRILFGLAERGPLVVGVDDVHYADPRSLQCLLYLARRLPSTRVLLVLTEEALLQREYPRFRAELFRQPHCHHLRLKPLSKSGVAALLAGYVGRFRSRQLATACHRISGGNPLLARALAEDHLNDATENGELTPGPAFSQAVATCLYRCEPAMLRTAKALAVVGDYASPEVLGEVVALDPEMTEQALSGLNAVGLLDGGGFRHPAVTAAVRQTTRAGENAALHGRAARILHGHGVSAARLAPHLVAAGRVSEPWGVPVLREAATEALAGDRIGFAVDCLSAAARAATDEDEQTAIRMALARAKWRVNPLAAARHLPELTAAARAGRMTPDDMATLIGLLVWHGSSDEATAVLELLDQRERAGTCAETVEGAELIRLWLGFAHAGQFGRVRPEVEAAEAAPAPGSRPTRAAALLSAVLTRGADEDTVTRAEQILQGARLDDATLLTEVATLSALMYADRLDEAGHWCDTLLREAGKRGALTWQAFFATVRADISVRQGRIAAAEEPAHLALSLISPGSWGVAIGAPIANMVLVTTALGRYDEAAAYLNMPVPEGAFQNVAGLRYLAARGRYYMAVDRPHAALDDFWTCGDLMRKWGADIPTVLPWRTDLAGACLALGKRDQARDLALEQLARLGAEYPSVRAQSLRVLARAGDAAKAPALLHEAVENLSSAGQGYELALTVAELSRAYHALRDETRARLQARRAYRIAEDCDMELPRGILPREIVGAALPFDGVGTPVDDPVNELSDAELRVAALASQGHTNRQIASKLFVTVSTVEQHLTRVYRKLNVSRRTDLPLELPVPGDESAAAGG comes from the coding sequence GTGGAACGCGCCGAAGAAATCTCATGCCTGGAACAGCTTTACGCCGAGTGCGCCCAGGGCCGGGGGAATATCGCGCTCATCAGCGGACCGGTCGCAGGCGGGAAGACCGCGCTCCTGCAGCGGTTCGCGGACCACGTGGAGTCTGTCGGCGGCGTTTTCCTCAAGGCCACCGCCTCCCTCGCGGAGTACGTCCTGCCGCTCGAGGTCGTAGGGCAGCTGACCGCCGCGGCCGGACTCCTCGCCGAACGCGGTGACGTCGCCGCGCCCCCGCCCGGCGCCCGCGCCGCCGCACCGCCGGCAGTGGAGTCCGTCGTGCAGTCCGTCCTCGGGGTGTCCGAGGAGACGGCCGAGCCCGATCCGCGCCGGCTCGGCAGAATCCTGTTCGGCCTCGCCGAACGCGGCCCGCTCGTGGTCGGCGTGGACGACGTCCACTACGCCGATCCCCGCTCCCTGCAGTGCCTCCTCTATCTCGCCCGCCGCCTGCCCTCCACCCGCGTGCTGCTCGTCCTCACCGAGGAGGCCCTGCTGCAGCGCGAGTACCCGCGGTTCCGCGCCGAGCTGTTCCGGCAGCCGCACTGCCACCACCTCAGACTCAAGCCGCTGTCCAAGTCAGGCGTGGCCGCCCTGCTCGCCGGCTATGTGGGCCGGTTCCGCTCCCGCCAACTGGCCACCGCCTGCCACCGGATCAGCGGCGGCAACCCGCTCCTCGCCCGCGCCCTCGCCGAGGACCACCTCAACGACGCCACCGAGAACGGCGAACTCACCCCCGGCCCCGCCTTCAGCCAGGCCGTGGCCACCTGCCTCTACCGCTGCGAACCCGCCATGCTGCGCACCGCCAAGGCGCTGGCCGTCGTCGGGGACTACGCGTCACCCGAGGTCCTCGGCGAAGTCGTCGCCCTCGACCCGGAGATGACCGAGCAGGCGCTCAGCGGCCTGAACGCCGTGGGCCTGCTCGACGGCGGCGGCTTCCGGCACCCGGCCGTCACCGCCGCCGTACGGCAGACCACCCGCGCCGGCGAGAACGCCGCGCTGCACGGCCGCGCCGCCCGCATCCTGCACGGCCACGGCGTCTCCGCCGCGCGCCTGGCCCCGCACCTCGTCGCCGCGGGCCGCGTCAGCGAGCCGTGGGGCGTACCGGTGCTCCGCGAGGCGGCGACCGAGGCGCTGGCCGGCGACCGCATCGGCTTCGCCGTCGACTGCCTGTCGGCCGCGGCGCGCGCGGCCACCGACGAGGACGAACAGACCGCGATCCGGATGGCGCTGGCCCGCGCCAAGTGGCGCGTGAACCCGCTGGCCGCCGCCCGGCACCTGCCGGAGCTGACGGCCGCGGCACGCGCCGGGCGGATGACACCGGACGACATGGCGACCCTGATCGGCCTGCTGGTCTGGCACGGGAGCAGCGACGAGGCCACGGCCGTACTCGAACTCCTCGACCAGCGCGAGCGCGCGGGCACGTGCGCGGAGACCGTCGAGGGCGCCGAACTGATCCGGCTGTGGCTCGGGTTCGCGCACGCCGGGCAGTTCGGCCGGGTCAGACCCGAGGTCGAAGCGGCGGAGGCGGCCCCCGCACCGGGCAGCCGGCCCACCCGGGCGGCGGCGCTGCTGAGCGCCGTGCTGACCCGCGGCGCCGACGAGGACACCGTGACCCGCGCCGAACAGATCCTCCAGGGCGCCCGGCTGGACGACGCCACGCTGCTCACCGAGGTCGCGACGCTCAGCGCGCTGATGTACGCGGACCGGCTGGACGAGGCCGGGCACTGGTGCGACACGCTGCTGCGCGAGGCAGGCAAGCGGGGCGCGCTGACGTGGCAGGCGTTCTTCGCGACCGTACGCGCCGACATCTCCGTACGGCAGGGCCGTATCGCCGCCGCCGAGGAGCCCGCGCACCTGGCGCTCAGCCTCATCTCACCCGGCAGCTGGGGCGTGGCGATCGGCGCGCCGATCGCCAACATGGTGCTCGTCACGACGGCACTCGGCCGGTACGACGAGGCCGCCGCGTATCTCAACATGCCGGTCCCCGAAGGGGCGTTCCAGAACGTCGCCGGACTGCGCTACCTCGCCGCGCGCGGCCGCTACTACATGGCCGTCGACCGCCCGCATGCCGCCCTCGACGACTTCTGGACCTGCGGCGACCTGATGCGCAAGTGGGGCGCCGACATCCCCACCGTGCTGCCCTGGCGGACCGACCTGGCCGGCGCCTGCCTGGCGCTGGGCAAGCGCGACCAGGCCCGTGACCTGGCGCTGGAGCAGCTGGCCCGGCTCGGCGCCGAGTACCCCTCCGTACGCGCCCAGTCCCTGCGCGTCCTGGCCCGCGCCGGCGACGCGGCGAAGGCACCGGCGCTGCTGCACGAGGCCGTCGAGAACCTGAGCAGCGCCGGCCAGGGCTACGAGCTGGCGCTGACCGTCGCCGAGCTCAGCCGCGCCTACCACGCGCTGCGCGACGAGACCCGCGCCCGCCTCCAGGCCCGCCGCGCCTACCGGATCGCCGAGGACTGCGACATGGAGCTGCCGCGCGGCATCCTGCCCCGCGAGATCGTCGGCGCGGCGCTGCCGTTCGACGGCGTCGGCACCCCCGTCGACGACCCGGTCAACGAGCTGAGCGACGCGGAGCTGCGGGTCGCCGCGCTCGCCTCGCAGGGGCACACGAACCGGCAGATCGCGAGCAAGCTGTTCGTCACCGTCAGCACGGTCGAGCAGCATCTGACCCGGGTGTACCGCAAGCTCAACGTGAGCCGGCGTACGGACCTGCCCCTCGAACTCCCCGTGCCGGGCGACGAGTCGGCGGCCGCGGGCGGCTGA
- a CDS encoding Gfo/Idh/MocA family protein, whose amino-acid sequence MGPSRTPLRMGLLGCAEIAWRNALPAMARVPEMELTACASRDRAKAERFATRFGGVPVEGYERLLARTDIDAVYIPLPTGLHHRWAHRALSEGKHVLVEKPLAGTLAEAEDLVKLAARRGLWAAENFTFVHHSQHAFVRELTAGGAIGRPRSFSAAYGIPPREPDDIRYRADLGGGALLDLGSYLVRAARLFLGDGLRVLGSVLRTAPGEGSGGGPGDGVDLGGSALLCSGEGVPADLAFSFQTSYRSAYTVWGSSGRLTLERAFSPPPTLRTVLRVERQDHVEELTLAADDQFANGFRRFAEAVRGGADFGPQGQELLEQAELLDHVRDSACRVPAHG is encoded by the coding sequence ATGGGGCCGAGCCGGACGCCGCTGCGGATGGGGCTGCTGGGCTGCGCCGAGATCGCCTGGCGGAACGCGCTGCCCGCCATGGCCCGCGTGCCCGAGATGGAGCTGACCGCCTGCGCGAGCCGGGACCGGGCGAAAGCGGAACGGTTCGCGACGCGCTTCGGGGGCGTGCCCGTGGAGGGCTACGAGCGGCTGCTCGCCCGCACTGACATCGACGCCGTCTACATCCCGCTGCCCACCGGGCTGCACCACCGGTGGGCCCACCGCGCGCTCAGCGAGGGCAAGCACGTACTCGTCGAGAAGCCGCTGGCCGGCACCCTCGCGGAGGCCGAGGACCTGGTGAAGCTGGCCGCGCGGCGCGGGCTGTGGGCCGCCGAGAACTTCACCTTCGTCCACCACTCGCAGCACGCCTTCGTCCGCGAGCTGACAGCCGGCGGCGCCATCGGCCGGCCGAGGTCATTCAGCGCCGCGTACGGCATCCCGCCCCGCGAACCGGACGACATCCGGTACCGGGCGGACCTCGGCGGGGGCGCCCTGCTCGACCTCGGCTCGTATCTCGTACGGGCGGCCCGGCTGTTCCTCGGCGACGGCCTGCGCGTGCTGGGTTCCGTGCTCCGTACGGCCCCGGGTGAGGGCTCGGGTGGGGGCCCCGGAGACGGCGTCGACCTCGGTGGAAGCGCCCTGCTGTGCTCGGGCGAAGGTGTGCCCGCCGATCTGGCGTTCAGCTTCCAGACCTCCTACCGGTCCGCGTACACGGTGTGGGGCAGCTCCGGACGGCTCACGCTGGAAAGGGCGTTCAGCCCGCCGCCCACGCTGCGCACGGTCCTGCGGGTGGAACGGCAGGACCATGTCGAGGAGCTCACGCTGGCCGCCGACGACCAGTTCGCCAACGGCTTCCGGCGGTTCGCGGAGGCGGTGCGCGGCGGCGCGGACTTCGGGCCGCAGGGACAGGAGCTGCTCGAGCAGGCGGAGTTGCTGGACCACGTGCGCGACAGCGCTTGCCGGGTTCCGGCGCACGGCTAG
- a CDS encoding NDP-hexose 2,3-dehydratase family protein, with protein MSATSAGREVRPLSHFHEWWADRHRNGNFEVTRVPFEQLDDWHFESGTGNLRHTSGRYFTVAGLRVRDGSAGTPWEQPVLNQPEIGILGILAKYFNGVLHFLMQAKMEPGNVNSLQLSPTVQATRSNYSRVHRGAHTRYLEYFREPRQGRVLVDVLQSEQGAWFLGKRNRNMVVRTDGDVPEHEDFHWLTLRQLRALLGVDHLVSMDARTVLASLPLAPPRASLARTGAAPGTSGTTAHPRPFTDALLRSYEPEHEGGGALHTRYELLSWFTERKTALDWSVDLIPLADVRNWRRDADEIADDERREFRIMAARVLAENREVSKWSQPLLAPRGEAAAVFLTRTIRGVLHVLVQAMPQPGLRDLVELGPTVYVPPGGDPAAAAAGLPFGGAATGTDPERVRFDTTLSEEGGRFFHARTRYRVVEAGPDFPVEVPATHCWMTVRQLNDLVQHGHYLNIEARSLLACVHSLW; from the coding sequence TTGTCGGCGACTTCCGCGGGCCGCGAGGTGCGGCCGCTGTCCCACTTCCACGAGTGGTGGGCCGACCGGCACCGGAACGGGAACTTCGAGGTCACCCGGGTGCCGTTCGAGCAGCTGGACGACTGGCACTTCGAGTCCGGCACCGGCAACCTGCGGCACACCAGCGGCCGTTACTTCACGGTGGCCGGGCTGCGGGTGCGGGACGGCTCGGCCGGAACGCCCTGGGAACAGCCGGTGCTGAACCAGCCGGAAATTGGGATTCTGGGCATCCTGGCCAAGTATTTCAACGGCGTGCTGCATTTTCTGATGCAGGCCAAGATGGAGCCGGGAAACGTCAACTCGTTACAGCTCTCACCGACCGTGCAGGCCACCCGCAGCAACTACAGCCGGGTGCACCGCGGCGCGCACACCCGTTATCTGGAGTATTTCCGGGAGCCGCGCCAGGGCCGCGTACTGGTCGATGTGCTACAGTCCGAGCAGGGCGCCTGGTTCCTGGGCAAGCGGAACCGGAACATGGTTGTGCGGACGGACGGCGACGTCCCGGAGCACGAGGACTTCCACTGGCTCACGCTCCGTCAGCTGCGCGCCCTCCTCGGCGTCGACCACCTGGTGAGCATGGACGCCCGTACGGTGCTGGCCTCTCTCCCGCTGGCCCCGCCGCGCGCCTCACTCGCGCGGACCGGCGCCGCGCCCGGCACATCCGGAACGACCGCGCACCCGCGCCCGTTCACCGACGCGCTGCTGCGCTCGTACGAGCCGGAGCACGAGGGGGGCGGCGCGCTGCACACCCGCTACGAGCTGCTCAGCTGGTTCACCGAGCGGAAGACCGCGCTGGACTGGTCCGTCGACCTGATCCCGCTGGCCGACGTGCGGAACTGGCGCCGCGACGCCGACGAGATCGCCGACGACGAGCGCCGCGAGTTCCGCATCATGGCCGCCCGGGTACTGGCCGAGAACCGCGAGGTCAGCAAGTGGTCGCAGCCACTGCTCGCACCGCGCGGCGAGGCCGCTGCCGTCTTCCTCACCCGTACGATCCGCGGCGTGCTGCACGTACTCGTGCAGGCGATGCCGCAGCCGGGCCTGCGGGACCTGGTGGAGCTGGGCCCCACCGTGTACGTGCCACCCGGCGGCGACCCGGCCGCGGCCGCCGCCGGACTGCCGTTCGGCGGCGCGGCGACGGGCACCGATCCGGAACGGGTGCGCTTCGACACCACGCTGTCGGAGGAGGGCGGCAGGTTCTTCCACGCCCGTACGCGCTACCGCGTGGTCGAGGCCGGACCGGACTTCCCGGTCGAAGTCCCCGCCACGCACTGCTGGATGACCGTCCGCCAGCTCAACGACCTGGTGCAGCACGGTCATTACCTGAACATCGAGGCACGCAGCCTGCTGGCCTGCGTGCACAGTCTGTGGTGA
- a CDS encoding ATP-binding cassette domain-containing protein has product MNDAMIWAEGLYKRFDGAPALDGLSLQVPVGRVCGLLGPNGAGKTTAVRILTTLCDPDEGQARIDGHDVVREAYQVRARIGLAGQYAALDEALTGRDNLRMFGRLYHMSRRASRQRADELLDRFGLEYAADRLVSTYSGGMRRRLDLITSLIIAPKVLFLDEPTTGLDPHSRSEIWATVRELVAEGTTVLLTTQYLDEADQLADDIAVVDHGRIIASGSPDELKALIGDRLDVVLEDPSGLERAAKLLAEFAGTGEPKVADERISLPIVGRAVTLVDVVRELDRAGAAAADVALRRPTLDEVFLHLTKRTAAPEQAPDQTPDQAGALAAHGTHEKETV; this is encoded by the coding sequence ATGAATGACGCGATGATATGGGCCGAGGGGCTGTACAAACGATTCGACGGAGCTCCCGCACTCGACGGGCTCAGCCTCCAGGTGCCCGTGGGCCGCGTGTGCGGCCTGCTCGGGCCCAACGGCGCCGGCAAGACCACCGCCGTCCGCATCCTCACCACGCTCTGCGACCCCGACGAGGGGCAGGCGCGGATCGACGGACACGACGTCGTGCGCGAGGCCTACCAGGTGCGGGCGCGGATCGGTCTCGCGGGCCAGTACGCCGCCCTGGACGAGGCGTTGACCGGCCGCGACAACCTGCGGATGTTCGGCCGCCTCTACCACATGTCGCGGCGCGCCTCCCGGCAGCGGGCGGACGAGCTGCTGGACCGGTTCGGCCTGGAGTACGCCGCGGACCGGCTGGTCAGCACGTACTCCGGAGGCATGCGCCGCCGCCTCGACCTGATCACGAGCCTGATCATCGCGCCCAAGGTGCTCTTCCTCGACGAGCCCACGACCGGGCTCGACCCGCACAGCCGGAGCGAGATCTGGGCCACCGTCAGGGAGCTGGTCGCCGAGGGCACGACGGTGCTGCTCACCACCCAGTACCTGGACGAGGCCGACCAGTTGGCCGACGACATCGCCGTGGTCGACCACGGCCGCATCATCGCCTCCGGTTCGCCGGACGAGCTGAAGGCCCTCATCGGCGACCGGCTCGACGTGGTGCTGGAGGACCCCTCGGGGCTGGAGCGCGCGGCGAAGCTGCTCGCCGAGTTCGCGGGCACGGGCGAACCGAAGGTGGCGGACGAGCGCATCAGCCTGCCCATCGTGGGCCGCGCGGTCACGCTGGTGGACGTCGTACGGGAGCTGGACCGGGCGGGCGCGGCCGCCGCCGACGTGGCGCTGCGCCGCCCGACCCTCGACGAGGTGTTCCTGCATCTGACGAAGCGGACCGCCGCCCCCGAGCAGGCCCCCGACCAGACCCCTGACCAGGCCGGCGCCCTCGCGGCGCACGGCACCCACGAGAAGGAGACGGTCTGA
- a CDS encoding ABC transporter permease, translated as MEAPAVPLSPLSRVRWTLTDGMTLAVRPLVQLRHRPQVLIAALAFPVIMVVLLGYVLGSAVEVPGGGDYREYLMPGLFVMMSFTSVSTNATDVAADNARGIMERLRSMPMSRLAVPFGQTGADIVIGSIALSLMVGCGLAVGWQPHEGMIRAAAAVGIIMLLRYAMSWVGVYIGLVAGSEQMAGRLAPFFFPVALISTAFVPTDDMPAWLRTIANWNPVSAGVEACRELFGSPGNLPEHAPLPLQHPVEASLLWAAVLLVVFVPLAVRAYRLRGR; from the coding sequence ATGGAGGCCCCCGCCGTTCCCCTGTCGCCCCTCTCCCGCGTCCGCTGGACGCTCACGGACGGGATGACCCTCGCCGTACGGCCGCTGGTGCAGCTGCGGCACCGGCCGCAGGTGCTGATCGCCGCGCTGGCCTTCCCGGTGATCATGGTGGTGCTGCTCGGCTACGTGCTGGGCAGCGCCGTGGAGGTGCCCGGCGGCGGTGACTACCGCGAGTACCTGATGCCGGGCCTGTTCGTGATGATGTCGTTCACGAGCGTGTCCACCAACGCCACCGACGTGGCCGCCGACAACGCGCGCGGCATCATGGAGCGGCTGCGCTCCATGCCGATGTCACGGCTCGCCGTGCCGTTCGGGCAGACCGGCGCGGACATCGTGATCGGCAGCATCGCGCTGTCGCTGATGGTGGGCTGCGGGCTGGCCGTCGGCTGGCAGCCGCACGAGGGCATGATCCGCGCGGCGGCCGCGGTCGGCATCATCATGCTGCTGCGCTACGCGATGAGCTGGGTCGGCGTGTACATCGGGCTGGTGGCCGGGTCGGAGCAGATGGCCGGGCGGCTCGCGCCGTTCTTCTTCCCGGTGGCGCTCATCTCGACCGCGTTCGTGCCCACCGACGACATGCCGGCCTGGCTGCGGACGATCGCGAACTGGAATCCGGTGAGCGCGGGCGTCGAGGCCTGCCGCGAGCTGTTCGGCAGCCCCGGCAACCTGCCGGAGCACGCCCCGCTGCCGCTCCAGCACCCGGTGGAGGCCAGCCTGCTGTGGGCGGCGGTGCTGCTGGTGGTGTTCGTACCGCTGGCGGTGCGGGCGTACCGGCTGCGGGGACGCTGA
- a CDS encoding sensor histidine kinase, translating into MKRPYGNPRFEPWRDAVFDAVVVVTTLLIGLGLAPASGSPLKPFGGATAVLLGAVALPLFWRRRAPLAVAWIVAGTAVLVPVAELVAEGSVMRAGESVDFETMLMWTPAAPFAAFAAMAFAGDRRARWLPVAGMLLGALLMGWALPLGPGISAAEEENAGPTGEVAFRSLMLIVVGMLLGMYGAARKRVLRALTERADRAERERYMLAEQARAEERARLAAEMHDVVTHRVSLMVLQAGALRVTSQDESVHAAAEALRATGCQALEELRDVVGLLRRDDGADADAGAAPGAPDAAGDGGGTGERASVPGLSELIAESESVGVAAELTEEGDPPLASPVIGRTAYRIVQEALTNVRKHAPGARVEVRVRYRPDGVRLSVRNSATDRPADSLLSAVGSGMGLTGLRQRVELIGGTLTAGPDGGGFHVQAELPAYVPTTAAPAEPAPLRA; encoded by the coding sequence GTGAAGCGCCCATACGGGAATCCGCGGTTCGAACCGTGGCGGGACGCCGTCTTCGACGCCGTCGTCGTGGTGACCACGCTGCTCATCGGCCTCGGTCTGGCACCGGCCTCCGGCTCGCCGCTGAAGCCGTTCGGCGGCGCGACTGCCGTGCTCCTCGGCGCGGTGGCGCTGCCCCTGTTCTGGCGGCGCCGCGCCCCGCTCGCCGTCGCCTGGATCGTCGCCGGCACGGCCGTCCTGGTCCCCGTGGCGGAACTCGTCGCGGAGGGCTCGGTCATGCGCGCGGGCGAGTCCGTCGACTTCGAGACGATGCTGATGTGGACGCCCGCCGCGCCGTTCGCCGCGTTCGCCGCGATGGCGTTCGCCGGGGACCGCCGGGCCCGCTGGCTGCCCGTGGCGGGCATGCTGCTGGGCGCGCTGCTCATGGGCTGGGCGCTGCCGCTGGGCCCCGGGATCTCCGCGGCCGAGGAGGAGAACGCCGGGCCGACCGGCGAAGTGGCCTTCCGCAGCCTCATGCTGATCGTCGTCGGCATGCTGCTCGGCATGTACGGCGCCGCACGCAAACGGGTGCTGCGCGCGCTCACCGAGCGGGCCGACCGCGCGGAGCGCGAGCGGTACATGCTCGCCGAGCAGGCCCGCGCCGAGGAACGCGCCCGGCTGGCCGCCGAGATGCACGACGTGGTGACCCACCGCGTCAGCCTGATGGTGCTCCAGGCGGGCGCGCTGCGCGTCACCTCGCAGGACGAGAGCGTGCACGCGGCGGCCGAGGCGCTGCGCGCGACCGGCTGCCAGGCTCTGGAGGAACTGCGGGACGTGGTCGGCCTGTTGCGCCGCGACGACGGTGCGGACGCGGACGCCGGGGCGGCGCCCGGCGCCCCGGACGCCGCCGGGGACGGCGGCGGCACCGGGGAACGGGCTTCCGTGCCGGGTCTGTCGGAGCTCATCGCGGAATCCGAGTCGGTAGGTGTGGCGGCGGAGTTGACCGAGGAGGGCGATCCGCCGCTGGCCTCACCGGTGATCGGCCGTACGGCGTACCGCATCGTGCAGGAGGCGCTGACGAACGTGCGCAAGCACGCGCCCGGCGCCCGCGTGGAGGTACGGGTGCGCTACCGCCCCGACGGCGTACGGCTCAGCGTGCGCAACTCCGCCACCGACCGGCCCGCCGACTCGCTGCTGTCCGCGGTCGGTTCGGGCATGGGCCTGACCGGGCTGCGGCAGCGCGTCGAGCTGATCGGCGGCACGCTGACCGCGGGCCCGGACGGCGGCGGCTTCCACGTACAGGCCGAACTGCCCGCGTACGTGCCCACGACGGCGGCACCGGCGGAGCCGGCGCCGCTGCGCGCGTGA